The following coding sequences lie in one Pseudomonas sp. SL4(2022) genomic window:
- a CDS encoding fatty acid--CoA ligase: MLQTRLIAPADNAHNAPLLIKRLLLSGIRYEKTREIVYRDQLRYSYATLNERVARLANVLTEAGVKAGDTVAVMDWDSHRYLECMFAIPMIGAVLHTINIRLSAEQILYTMNHAEDAFVLVNSEFVPLYKGIESQLTTVQKTMLLTDGTDKTAELNGLVGEYENLLAAASPRYDFPDFDENSVATTFYTTGTTGNPKGVYFSHRQLVLHTMAEASVLGSLDSIRLLGTNDVYMPITPMFHVHAWGIPYVATMLGIKQVYPGRYEPDLLCRLIKEEKVTFSHCVPTILQMVMAAPSAQGHDFGGLKMIIGGSALNRSLYDAAKARGIQLTAAYGMSETCPLISCAHINDELLAGSEDERTTYRIKAGVPVPLVEAAIMSADGTLLPADGESQGELVLRAPWLTQGYFREPEKGAELWQHGWLHTGDVATIDDFGFIDIRDRIKDVIKTGGEWISSLELEDLISRHPAVREVAVVGVVDPQWGERPFALLVLRDGQSLDAKGLKEHLKPFVDQGSINKWAIPSQIALVTEVPKTSVGKLDKKRIRLDIVQWQAAGSPFLSTL, translated from the coding sequence ATGCTGCAGACCCGCCTGATTGCTCCCGCTGACAATGCTCACAATGCGCCGCTGCTGATCAAGCGCCTCTTGTTGTCGGGCATTCGTTACGAGAAAACCCGCGAAATCGTTTACCGCGACCAGTTGCGTTACAGCTACGCGACCCTCAACGAACGTGTAGCGCGCCTGGCCAATGTACTCACTGAGGCCGGGGTCAAGGCTGGTGATACCGTGGCGGTGATGGACTGGGACAGCCACCGCTATCTGGAATGTATGTTTGCCATTCCGATGATCGGCGCGGTGCTGCACACCATCAACATCCGCCTATCGGCTGAGCAGATTCTCTACACCATGAACCATGCCGAGGATGCGTTCGTGCTGGTCAACAGCGAGTTCGTGCCGCTCTACAAAGGCATCGAAAGTCAGCTGACCACGGTGCAGAAGACCATGCTCTTAACCGATGGCACGGACAAAACTGCCGAATTGAATGGTCTGGTTGGTGAGTACGAAAACCTGCTGGCGGCCGCCAGCCCGCGTTACGACTTCCCGGATTTCGACGAAAACTCGGTCGCCACGACCTTCTACACCACCGGCACCACCGGCAACCCCAAGGGCGTGTACTTCAGTCATCGCCAACTGGTGCTGCATACCATGGCCGAAGCCAGCGTGCTGGGCAGCCTGGACAGCATTCGCCTGTTGGGCACCAACGATGTGTACATGCCGATCACCCCGATGTTCCACGTGCATGCCTGGGGCATCCCGTATGTGGCCACCATGCTGGGGATCAAGCAGGTCTACCCTGGCCGTTATGAGCCGGACCTGCTCTGCCGGTTGATCAAGGAGGAGAAGGTCACCTTCTCCCACTGTGTACCGACCATTCTGCAGATGGTCATGGCCGCTCCCAGCGCCCAGGGCCATGATTTCGGCGGCCTGAAAATGATCATCGGCGGCAGCGCGCTCAATCGTTCGCTGTATGACGCCGCCAAGGCGCGTGGCATCCAGCTGACCGCTGCCTATGGCATGTCGGAAACCTGCCCGCTGATCTCCTGTGCCCATATCAACGATGAGCTGTTGGCCGGCAGCGAAGATGAACGCACCACCTACCGGATCAAGGCTGGCGTGCCGGTGCCGCTGGTGGAAGCGGCGATCATGTCCGCCGATGGCACCCTGTTACCGGCCGATGGCGAGAGTCAGGGCGAATTGGTGCTGCGCGCGCCCTGGCTGACCCAGGGTTACTTCCGCGAGCCGGAGAAGGGCGCTGAACTGTGGCAACACGGCTGGCTGCACACCGGTGACGTGGCGACCATCGACGACTTCGGCTTTATCGATATCCGCGACCGCATCAAGGATGTGATCAAGACCGGCGGCGAGTGGATTTCCTCCTTGGAGCTGGAAGATCTGATCAGCCGCCACCCCGCCGTACGTGAAGTCGCGGTGGTGGGTGTGGTCGATCCGCAATGGGGCGAGCGGCCGTTTGCCCTGTTGGTACTGCGCGATGGCCAGAGCCTGGATGCCAAAGGGCTCAAGGAACACCTCAAGCCGTTTGTTGATCAGGGCAGCATCAACAAGTGGGCGATACCGTCGCAGATCGCCCTTGTTACCGAAGTTCCCAAGACCAGCGTCGGCAAGCTGGATAAGAAACGCATTCGCTTGGATATCGTCCAGTGGCAGGCTGCCGGCAGTCCGTTCCTTTCCACGTTATAA
- a CDS encoding LuxR C-terminal-related transcriptional regulator: MTDLSRIPGLVATPNVLGGHFYRPPLPAHYVPRPRLCERLLGGLAGRLLLVSAPAGFGKSSLAIEFCEHLPEQWQSLWLGLSVRDSDPGRFLERLLSGLQEFFPGVGQEALGLLRLRQRHQPFAFEEWLDGLLDELAVCLDPQQPLLLVLDDYHLAQGAVLDRCLQFFLNHLPTGLLILVTSRQRPDWHLARLRLSRQLLELHEQDLRLTDVESTALLRLQGAELSAEALAALLQRSEGWVAGLRLWSLAVSETQESAALPARVQGGDGLIHDYLLEEVIERQPADVQAFLYETASQERFCAELCDALRDAHDSAAILRHLQAHQVFLVPLDEQGKWFRYHHLFSDLLRSRPQPTSGLHLRACRWFSAEGLLDEAIEQALRAGQPDVAANLVQNLSEEQLLAEQNVATLLRWKMDLPDSLLTSTPRLILLYGWALALACQLDAAEELLAELGRFMPARERREQEGLLAQWLALSGVIARGRGDSGKAQAYCSEALSCLPLDRYGQRLMCLSSLANLAIVHGDLWRARGLNREALELAQRVGNPLFEALAYYDRARVLQARGEVLRALDEVRQGQQRLAKLPSQRQYAARGRLTLYEGYLLSLRLQPQQARQRLLAGIAEARGCRDISVLIGYCVLASLEGRCGNLPEAFAQLAEAERLMHIWDIPPIYYLAMITLTKCELWLCQGQTELAGVWLSRLLDAYGGEQAAAAPEFHPQLPLHVQLHLATYERLQGEDEQAERRLRGLSQLAQNAGGQLLGALAQMQLTDLLRDAGREREAQQQLHSALQTAAGGGLLPFQGLLTRQPEWLREQLLTQHASPLIEALQQHLPQALVSQDDYAAVVDALSSRELAVLQLIAQGCSNQEISDSLFISLHTVKTHARHINSKLGVERRTQAVARAKSLGLLR; the protein is encoded by the coding sequence ATGACTGATTTGTCCCGTATTCCTGGCTTGGTAGCGACCCCCAATGTATTGGGCGGGCACTTCTATCGGCCTCCGTTACCCGCCCACTATGTTCCACGCCCGCGCTTGTGCGAGCGCCTGCTAGGTGGTTTGGCGGGGCGCCTGTTGCTGGTCAGCGCTCCGGCTGGGTTTGGCAAGAGCTCGCTGGCTATCGAGTTTTGCGAACACTTGCCAGAGCAGTGGCAAAGCCTGTGGTTGGGGCTGAGCGTGCGCGACAGCGATCCAGGGCGCTTTCTTGAGCGCTTGCTCAGTGGGCTGCAAGAGTTTTTCCCTGGTGTGGGGCAGGAGGCGCTGGGCTTGCTGCGCCTGCGTCAACGGCATCAGCCATTTGCCTTTGAAGAGTGGCTGGACGGTTTGCTTGATGAGCTGGCGGTGTGCCTTGATCCGCAGCAACCGTTGCTACTGGTGCTGGACGACTATCATCTGGCGCAAGGCGCCGTCTTGGATCGTTGCCTGCAGTTTTTTCTCAATCATCTGCCTACCGGACTGCTGATTCTGGTGACCAGTCGTCAACGCCCGGACTGGCACCTGGCGCGTCTGCGCCTGTCGCGCCAGTTACTGGAACTGCATGAACAGGATCTGCGCCTGACCGACGTTGAAAGTACTGCGTTGCTCCGGCTGCAGGGCGCCGAGCTGTCGGCCGAAGCGCTGGCCGCCTTGTTGCAACGCAGTGAGGGCTGGGTGGCGGGGTTACGCCTTTGGTCGCTGGCCGTCAGCGAGACGCAGGAGTCGGCGGCGTTGCCGGCGCGGGTGCAGGGCGGTGACGGGCTGATTCACGACTACCTGCTGGAAGAGGTGATCGAACGCCAGCCGGCTGACGTGCAGGCCTTTCTCTATGAGACGGCCAGTCAGGAGCGCTTCTGCGCCGAGCTGTGTGATGCCCTGCGCGATGCCCATGACAGCGCTGCGATTCTCCGCCACCTACAGGCGCATCAGGTGTTTCTGGTGCCGCTGGATGAGCAGGGCAAATGGTTTCGCTATCACCACCTGTTTTCCGATTTGCTGCGTAGCCGGCCGCAGCCCACCTCAGGTCTGCATTTGCGCGCGTGTCGCTGGTTCAGCGCTGAGGGCTTGCTGGATGAAGCCATCGAACAGGCGTTGCGCGCAGGCCAGCCGGACGTGGCAGCGAACCTGGTGCAGAACCTCTCCGAAGAACAGTTGTTGGCCGAGCAGAACGTCGCCACCTTATTGCGCTGGAAGATGGACTTGCCGGACAGCCTGCTGACCAGCACACCACGGCTGATTCTGTTGTACGGCTGGGCGCTGGCGTTGGCCTGTCAGCTGGATGCCGCCGAAGAACTGCTGGCTGAGCTGGGGCGTTTTATGCCCGCCCGCGAGCGCCGCGAGCAGGAAGGTTTGCTGGCCCAGTGGCTGGCCCTGAGTGGGGTGATTGCCCGCGGCCGCGGTGACAGCGGCAAAGCTCAGGCCTATTGCAGTGAAGCGCTGAGCTGTCTGCCGCTGGACCGTTATGGGCAGCGCCTGATGTGCCTGTCCAGTCTGGCCAACCTGGCGATTGTGCACGGTGATCTGTGGCGTGCCCGTGGGCTGAACCGTGAAGCGTTGGAGCTGGCGCAGCGGGTCGGTAACCCGCTGTTCGAAGCCCTGGCCTATTACGACCGTGCGCGGGTGTTGCAAGCCCGTGGCGAGGTGCTCCGCGCACTGGACGAAGTGCGCCAGGGCCAACAGCGTCTGGCCAAGCTGCCGTCCCAGCGGCAGTACGCCGCACGTGGACGGCTGACCCTGTACGAAGGCTATCTGCTGAGCCTGCGTCTGCAGCCGCAGCAGGCCCGTCAGCGCTTGCTGGCCGGAATTGCCGAAGCGCGTGGTTGTCGTGATATCAGTGTGTTGATCGGGTACTGCGTGCTGGCCAGCCTGGAAGGGCGCTGCGGCAACCTGCCAGAAGCGTTTGCCCAGTTGGCCGAGGCCGAGCGGCTGATGCATATCTGGGATATTCCGCCGATCTACTACCTGGCGATGATCACCCTGACCAAATGCGAGCTGTGGCTGTGTCAGGGTCAGACTGAGCTGGCGGGTGTCTGGCTGAGTCGCTTGCTGGATGCCTATGGCGGTGAGCAGGCCGCTGCCGCGCCAGAGTTCCATCCACAACTGCCATTGCATGTTCAGCTGCATCTGGCCACATACGAGCGTTTGCAGGGCGAGGATGAACAGGCCGAGCGGCGTTTGCGCGGGCTGAGCCAGCTGGCGCAGAACGCCGGTGGTCAGCTGCTGGGGGCGCTTGCGCAGATGCAACTGACGGATCTGCTGCGTGATGCCGGGCGCGAACGCGAGGCGCAGCAGCAGTTGCACAGTGCCCTGCAAACGGCGGCCGGTGGAGGCTTGCTGCCTTTCCAGGGGCTGCTGACGCGACAACCCGAATGGCTACGTGAGCAGTTGCTGACCCAGCACGCCAGCCCGCTGATCGAAGCCCTGCAACAGCATCTGCCGCAGGCGCTGGTCAGTCAGGATGATTATGCCGCTGTGGTCGATGCCCTTAGTTCGCGGGAGTTGGCCGTGCTGCAATTGATCGCCCAGGGCTGCTCCAACCAGGAGATCAGCGACAGCCTGTTTATCTCCCTGCACACGGTCAAGACCCACGCCCGCCACATCAACAGCAAACTCGGTGTGGAGCGGCGCACTCAGGCCGTGGCGCGGGCCAAGAGCCTCGGCCTACTGCGCTGA
- a CDS encoding metal-dependent hydrolase, whose protein sequence is MVSTTPEGLQIRPRHMDFDFPNPLPRHWHGGDAFKTHLFDAMSVLFPDGERFFIDSVRHFRDQIDDPVLKEQIRGFIGQEGHHSREHLEYSNRLRDLGYDITRIEKRARARIRFTQKKFSPQRQLAATAALEHITAIMADGLLKDPRHMQGAHPVMERLWRWHALEETEHKAVAFDVYNQVCGSRKLLRRAMIMGTFFFVLDTTRGLAHMLKQDGLLWNWRVWRDGIQWMWGKEGVFRPLLSTYRDFFKPKFHPWEHNNLELLYQTRTEFDLPVQSQAA, encoded by the coding sequence ATGGTCAGCACCACACCGGAAGGTTTGCAGATTCGTCCACGGCATATGGATTTCGATTTCCCCAACCCGCTGCCTCGACATTGGCACGGTGGTGATGCCTTCAAGACCCATTTGTTTGACGCCATGTCGGTGCTGTTCCCCGATGGCGAGCGCTTTTTTATCGATTCGGTGCGCCATTTCCGTGACCAGATCGATGACCCGGTGCTGAAAGAACAGATCCGTGGTTTTATCGGCCAGGAAGGCCACCACAGCCGCGAGCACCTTGAGTACAGCAATCGCCTGCGCGACCTCGGTTACGACATTACCCGTATTGAAAAGCGCGCCCGCGCACGCATCCGCTTTACCCAGAAGAAGTTTTCGCCGCAGCGTCAACTGGCAGCAACTGCCGCGCTGGAACACATCACCGCGATCATGGCTGACGGCCTGCTCAAGGACCCGCGCCACATGCAGGGGGCGCATCCGGTGATGGAACGCCTGTGGCGCTGGCACGCCCTGGAAGAAACCGAGCACAAGGCGGTGGCTTTCGACGTGTATAACCAGGTCTGCGGCAGCCGCAAACTGCTGCGGCGGGCGATGATCATGGGCACCTTCTTCTTTGTCCTCGATACCACTCGCGGCCTGGCGCATATGCTCAAACAGGACGGCCTGCTGTGGAACTGGCGCGTGTGGCGCGACGGCATTCAGTGGATGTGGGGCAAGGAAGGCGTGTTCCGCCCGCTGCTCAGCACCTACCGCGACTTCTTCAAGCCTAAGTTCCACCCCTGGGAGCACAACAACCTGGAGTTGCTCTACCAGACCCGTACGGAGTTTGATCTGCCCGTACAAAGCCAGGCGGCTTAA
- a CDS encoding alpha/beta fold hydrolase has product MSASSLPLTPPLAAGFARLGFGALPLERLKARYGNAANGSRYIELDGFNLHYRDEGSRDKPVLVLIHGVVASLHTWDDWLPAFTAEYRVIRFDVPGFGLTGPARDGVYSAERMIKVFGLLLDYLGVSKASIVGNSLGGYIAWNFALAQPQRVEKLVLIDPAGYHMHKVPWMIAAAALPGATVAMPLWMPRALIAQGIKEVYGEPARIKPGVVDRYNDLTRRPGNRRAMMDIFRVLLKVNKDELHTTPTRVAQIQAPTLLLWGERDRWISPKHVPLWQRDLPGIQVKTYPGVGHIPMEEIPQQSAADTLRFLQA; this is encoded by the coding sequence ATGTCTGCTTCCAGTCTCCCGCTGACGCCACCGCTGGCGGCCGGTTTTGCCCGTCTGGGCTTCGGCGCCCTGCCGCTGGAGCGCCTCAAGGCGCGCTATGGCAATGCCGCCAATGGCTCGCGCTACATCGAACTCGATGGCTTCAACCTGCATTACCGCGATGAGGGCAGTCGCGACAAGCCCGTGTTGGTATTGATCCACGGCGTGGTGGCCTCGCTGCACACCTGGGATGACTGGCTGCCAGCCTTTACCGCTGAATACCGGGTGATCCGTTTCGATGTGCCGGGCTTCGGCCTCACCGGCCCGGCCCGCGATGGCGTGTATTCCGCCGAGCGGATGATCAAGGTATTCGGTCTGCTGCTCGACTACTTGGGCGTGAGCAAGGCGTCGATTGTCGGCAACTCCCTGGGCGGTTATATCGCCTGGAACTTCGCCCTGGCGCAGCCGCAGCGAGTGGAGAAGCTGGTGCTGATCGATCCGGCCGGTTATCACATGCACAAAGTGCCATGGATGATTGCTGCTGCTGCCTTACCCGGTGCCACCGTGGCCATGCCACTGTGGATGCCGCGCGCGTTGATCGCCCAGGGCATCAAGGAAGTGTACGGCGAGCCGGCACGGATCAAGCCGGGTGTGGTGGATCGCTACAACGACCTGACACGGCGACCCGGCAACCGCCGGGCGATGATGGATATCTTCCGCGTGCTGCTCAAGGTCAATAAAGACGAACTGCACACCACGCCGACACGGGTGGCGCAGATTCAGGCGCCGACGCTGCTGCTGTGGGGCGAGCGTGACCGCTGGATTTCGCCCAAGCACGTGCCGCTGTGGCAGCGTGACCTGCCGGGCATTCAGGTGAAAACCTACCCGGGCGTTGGGCATATTCCGATGGAAGAAATCCCGCAGCAAAGCGCCGCCGACACCCTGCGTTTTCTACAGGCTTAA
- a CDS encoding TetR/AcrR family transcriptional regulator, with amino-acid sequence MQQALAELGAVRAVFEDLGGYGAVAQQQEQDGDGPLIGHLQRTNIQLAAIPVFARKGLADTTVNDLLAAANVSRRTFYKYFENKMQVLEGIYQTAVSLLLSRFSEMQSIAGSPQAWLQGMVGRYFDYHLAVGPIIRLMQEEALRADSPLAAHRQRAHTEMARLLAERLHGATQAADPLTYRALIWAMEAASLELLGRAAKREEIEQAKRVLSELLIASLCPAPRST; translated from the coding sequence ATGCAGCAGGCGTTGGCAGAACTGGGTGCCGTTCGCGCGGTATTTGAAGACCTCGGCGGTTACGGCGCGGTGGCCCAGCAGCAGGAGCAGGATGGCGATGGGCCGCTGATCGGTCATCTGCAACGCACCAATATTCAGCTGGCGGCGATTCCGGTTTTCGCCCGCAAGGGGCTGGCGGACACCACGGTGAACGACCTGCTGGCGGCGGCCAACGTGTCGCGACGCACCTTCTACAAGTACTTCGAGAACAAGATGCAGGTGCTCGAAGGCATCTATCAGACGGCGGTGTCCCTGCTGCTGTCGCGTTTCAGTGAAATGCAGAGCATTGCCGGCAGCCCGCAGGCCTGGCTGCAGGGTATGGTCGGGCGCTACTTCGACTATCACCTGGCGGTCGGGCCGATTATCCGTCTGATGCAGGAAGAAGCCCTGCGCGCCGATTCCCCGCTGGCCGCACACCGCCAGCGTGCGCATACCGAGATGGCGCGGTTGCTGGCCGAACGTCTGCACGGTGCCACCCAGGCGGCTGACCCGCTGACCTACCGCGCGCTGATCTGGGCCATGGAGGCGGCATCGCTGGAGCTACTGGGCCGCGCCGCCAAACGCGAGGAGATCGAACAGGCCAAGCGTGTGCTCAGTGAGCTGCTGATTGCTTCGCTGTGTCCCGCGCCCCGCTCAACCTAG
- a CDS encoding DUF1329 domain-containing protein, whose product MKTTKSLLQTGALTLSLLASGVMAAVSPDEAAKLGTTLTPIGAEMAGNADGSIPAWTGGLPASAGTADGAGFLSDPFPNEQPLFTITAQNVDQYKDKLTPGQLAMFKRYPESYKMPVFATHRTANLPANILAAAKNNAVNTKLVEGGNGLENFDQANPFPIPKDGLEAIWNHITRYRGGSVKRLVTQATPQPNGSYSLVYFQDEFTFRGALKDADNSKPSNVLFYFKQRVTAPSRLAGNVLLVHETLNQVKEPRLAWLYNAGQRRVRRAPQVSYDGPGTAADGLRTSDNFDMYNGAPDRYEWKLNGKKEIYIPYNSYRLDSPKLKYDQIIKAGHINQDLTRYELHRVWHVTATLKSGERHIYAKRDFFIDEDTWQAAAIDHYDGRGTLWRVAEAHAQYYYDKQVPWYSIETLYDLLSGRYLALGMKNEEKSAYEFDYPAKESDYTPAALRQAGVR is encoded by the coding sequence ATGAAAACAACAAAAAGTCTGCTGCAAACCGGTGCGCTGACACTTTCGCTGCTGGCCAGCGGTGTGATGGCTGCCGTCTCGCCAGATGAGGCCGCGAAACTGGGTACTACGCTGACTCCGATTGGTGCGGAAATGGCGGGTAATGCGGATGGCTCGATCCCTGCCTGGACGGGCGGTCTGCCAGCCAGTGCTGGTACTGCCGACGGTGCGGGTTTCCTTTCGGACCCGTTCCCGAATGAGCAGCCGCTGTTCACTATTACCGCGCAAAACGTGGATCAGTACAAAGACAAGCTGACCCCAGGCCAGCTGGCGATGTTCAAGCGTTACCCGGAAAGCTACAAAATGCCGGTGTTCGCAACCCATCGTACTGCCAACCTGCCCGCTAATATTCTGGCCGCAGCCAAAAACAACGCGGTGAATACCAAGCTGGTCGAAGGCGGTAACGGTTTGGAGAACTTCGATCAGGCCAACCCGTTCCCGATTCCGAAGGACGGTCTGGAAGCCATCTGGAACCACATCACCCGCTACCGTGGTGGCAGTGTGAAGCGTCTGGTAACCCAGGCAACGCCGCAGCCGAATGGTTCCTACAGCCTGGTTTACTTCCAGGATGAGTTCACCTTCCGTGGCGCCCTGAAAGATGCAGACAACAGCAAGCCGAGCAACGTGCTGTTCTATTTCAAACAGCGCGTAACCGCGCCGTCGCGTCTGGCGGGTAACGTGTTGTTGGTGCACGAGACCCTCAACCAGGTGAAGGAACCGCGTCTGGCGTGGTTGTACAACGCCGGTCAGCGTCGTGTGCGTCGTGCGCCGCAGGTGTCCTATGACGGTCCAGGTACTGCCGCTGACGGTCTGCGTACTTCCGACAACTTCGACATGTACAACGGTGCACCTGACCGTTACGAGTGGAAGCTCAACGGTAAGAAGGAAATCTACATTCCTTACAACAGCTACCGTTTGGACTCACCGAAGCTGAAGTATGACCAGATCATCAAGGCTGGCCATATCAATCAGGATCTGACCCGTTATGAGTTGCACCGCGTATGGCATGTGACTGCAACCCTGAAGTCGGGCGAGCGTCATATCTATGCCAAGCGTGACTTCTTCATCGATGAGGACACCTGGCAAGCAGCGGCGATCGATCATTACGACGGTCGCGGTACCCTGTGGCGTGTGGCTGAAGCCCATGCTCAGTACTACTACGACAAGCAAGTGCCGTGGTACAGCATCGAAACCTTGTATGACCTGCTGTCTGGCCGCTACTTGGCTCTGGGCATGAAGAACGAAGAGAAGAGTGCCTACGAGTTCGACTACCCAGCCAAGGAAAGTGATTACACCCCAGCGGCCCTGCGCCAGGCGGGCGTACGCTAA
- a CDS encoding DUF1302 domain-containing protein yields MTKTKQTWRLAKLPLAVSLASTLAAPAFGVTFNIGEIEGQFDSSMSIGSSWSVRGADPDLIGFNNGGDGLSQTSDDGHANFKKGETFSKIFKGIHDLELKYGDTGVFVRGKYWYDFELKDESRQFKDISDSNRKEGAQASGAQILDAFVYHNYAIGEQPGSVRLGKQVVSWGESTFIRNSINEINPVDVSAFRRPGAEVKEGLIPVNMFYVSQSLTENLSMEAFYQLEWDQTVADNCGTFFSQADIVADGCDDNLRVLRQASSFSAQQLALLGGLGVDINQEGVLVPRAGDRDARDDGQWGTAFRYFFEPLDTEFGAYFMNYHSRTPIFSATGAAPAFYNAATIPGFPASAALAPLRVAGNSEYFMEYPEDIRLYGVSFSTTLPTGTAWAGELSYRPNAPVQLNTTDVLYAGLKPLANPAFNPLAAATFAGAGLGNISLLNGAPGSDLHGYRRKEITQFQTTFTHFFDQVMGASRLTLVGEIGVVHVGGLESSDDVRYGRDPVYGPGPLSGNYAVSGVGVFNACKGLNVSTLGNNPNAENATKYCEDDGFVTSTAWGYRARAIWDYPDVFAGVNLKPSVSWSHDVDGYGPNGLFTEDAKAVSLGLDADYQNTYTASLSYTDFFGGKYNTSIDRDFVALSFGVNF; encoded by the coding sequence ATGACAAAAACAAAACAAACCTGGCGCCTGGCAAAACTGCCACTGGCCGTCAGCCTCGCATCCACCCTCGCCGCCCCTGCATTCGGCGTTACTTTCAATATCGGTGAGATCGAAGGTCAGTTCGACTCTTCGATGTCGATTGGCTCAAGCTGGTCGGTGCGTGGTGCTGATCCAGATTTGATCGGTTTTAACAACGGTGGTGACGGTCTTTCGCAAACCTCAGATGATGGTCATGCCAATTTCAAGAAAGGCGAAACCTTCTCGAAAATCTTCAAGGGTATTCACGACCTGGAGTTGAAGTACGGCGATACAGGTGTATTTGTTCGTGGCAAATACTGGTACGACTTTGAACTGAAAGATGAAAGCCGTCAGTTTAAGGACATCAGCGACAGCAATCGCAAAGAAGGGGCGCAAGCTTCTGGTGCGCAAATTCTTGATGCCTTCGTTTATCACAACTATGCCATTGGTGAGCAGCCAGGCTCGGTTCGTTTGGGTAAGCAAGTTGTAAGTTGGGGTGAAAGCACCTTTATCCGTAACAGCATCAACGAAATTAACCCGGTTGATGTGTCTGCATTCCGCCGCCCTGGTGCTGAGGTGAAAGAGGGCTTGATCCCAGTCAACATGTTCTATGTGTCGCAGAGTCTGACTGAAAATCTCTCAATGGAAGCGTTCTACCAGTTGGAGTGGGATCAGACCGTAGCGGATAACTGCGGCACGTTCTTCTCTCAGGCAGACATTGTTGCTGATGGCTGTGACGACAATCTGCGTGTGTTGAGGCAAGCCTCGAGTTTTAGCGCACAGCAGTTGGCGCTGCTCGGAGGTCTCGGTGTTGATATCAACCAAGAAGGCGTGCTTGTTCCTCGTGCAGGGGATCGCGATGCTCGTGATGATGGTCAGTGGGGTACGGCATTCCGCTACTTCTTTGAGCCGTTGGACACCGAATTTGGTGCCTATTTCATGAATTATCACAGCCGCACACCAATTTTCAGTGCCACTGGTGCCGCTCCAGCGTTTTACAACGCAGCCACTATCCCAGGCTTCCCAGCTTCTGCGGCTCTAGCACCATTGCGTGTAGCTGGTAACTCCGAATATTTCATGGAGTATCCAGAAGATATTCGCCTTTATGGTGTGAGTTTTTCGACTACGTTACCAACCGGTACCGCGTGGGCTGGTGAGCTAAGTTACCGGCCGAATGCCCCCGTTCAGTTGAATACTACTGACGTTCTCTATGCCGGTCTGAAACCGCTTGCCAACCCAGCTTTCAACCCATTGGCGGCTGCAACTTTTGCTGGTGCTGGTCTTGGGAATATTTCTCTTCTTAACGGCGCACCTGGCAGTGATTTACATGGTTATCGCCGTAAGGAAATTACCCAATTTCAGACTACTTTTACCCATTTCTTTGATCAGGTCATGGGCGCTAGCCGCCTGACTCTGGTTGGCGAAATCGGAGTTGTACATGTAGGTGGTTTGGAAAGCTCAGATGACGTTCGTTATGGCCGAGATCCTGTATATGGTCCAGGTCCTCTTTCGGGTAACTATGCAGTATCTGGCGTTGGTGTATTTAACGCATGTAAAGGTCTGAATGTTAGCACTTTGGGTAACAATCCCAACGCTGAGAACGCGACCAAGTACTGTGAAGACGACGGGTTCGTTACTTCTACTGCCTGGGGTTACCGCGCTCGCGCCATCTGGGATTACCCGGACGTATTCGCTGGTGTAAACCTGAAGCCAAGTGTTTCCTGGTCGCATGACGTTGACGGCTACGGCCCGAACGGCTTGTTCACCGAAGACGCTAAGGCTGTCAGCTTGGGTCTGGATGCGGACTACCAAAACACTTACACCGCCAGCCTGTCTTACACCGATTTCTTCGGCGGCAAATACAACACTTCAATTGACCGCGACTTCGTTGCGCTCAGCTTTGGCGTGAACTTCTAA